In a single window of the Sulfuricaulis sp. genome:
- a CDS encoding ATP-binding protein — translation MSTSPEQTRSGSPRPATLAIPPATEWQRKTHRLFLNRLSLPLLGLALIFAGVGAEAFVILAYPQHAYALYPLLGLLMLTGLALIWLIIARVRHDLVEPLAHLRNWSLRMRSGNLSARIPVPENGEFRELAQDMNRLSDELKSLTMDMDSHVRAQTVRLARKTQSLDILYDIASSLSQPGDLDKLLESFLDTFIELVDARAATVRILTNNGQTRLVASRGLSAEVVEKDRSMDTSLCQCGWAAKEGGIRIQRGTQPCAKLLGTPMLNQDCQEFVVVPVTYQDRIVGVYNLFLDRPMSALGEDIHDLLNSIGKHLGLALEKSRLDNQARQLAIMEERNIIGNELHDSLAQGLVSMRLQVKMLGESLHKKDLRVSQSEVRHLRTAIEEAHVSLRELLANYRLKIDERGLVPAVAGMVERFSQETGINVYFHNECQKLNLTPLQESQIFHIVKEALSNIRQHSHACNARILLNNDSRGAYTLLIEDDGEGIAAVSEARPGEHIGLSVMRERAERLPGELTIESEPGEGTRIVLSFPLAPHQTAAAK, via the coding sequence ATGAGTACTTCTCCCGAACAGACAAGGTCAGGATCTCCCCGGCCGGCCACGCTGGCAATACCGCCCGCCACGGAATGGCAGCGAAAAACGCACAGGCTTTTCCTGAATCGCCTGTCATTGCCGTTGTTGGGTCTGGCCTTGATCTTTGCCGGCGTGGGGGCGGAAGCGTTTGTTATCCTGGCCTATCCGCAACATGCCTATGCGCTTTATCCCCTGCTGGGTCTGCTGATGCTGACGGGCCTCGCGCTGATCTGGCTGATTATCGCGCGCGTGCGCCACGATCTGGTGGAGCCCTTGGCTCACCTGCGGAATTGGTCGCTGCGTATGCGCAGCGGTAACCTTTCGGCTCGCATTCCGGTTCCCGAAAACGGCGAATTTCGCGAGCTGGCGCAAGACATGAACCGCCTGAGCGATGAGCTCAAATCGCTGACCATGGATATGGATTCACACGTACGCGCCCAAACCGTGCGACTGGCGCGCAAAACCCAGTCACTGGATATTCTTTACGACATCGCTTCAAGCCTCAGCCAGCCGGGCGATCTCGACAAACTGCTGGAAAGTTTCCTCGACACCTTCATCGAACTGGTGGATGCGCGCGCCGCGACCGTGCGCATACTCACGAACAACGGCCAGACACGCCTCGTCGCCAGTCGCGGCCTGTCGGCGGAAGTGGTGGAGAAAGACCGCTCGATGGATACCAGCCTGTGTCAGTGCGGTTGGGCCGCCAAAGAAGGCGGCATCCGTATCCAGCGCGGAACCCAGCCCTGCGCCAAACTGCTGGGCACACCGATGCTGAATCAGGACTGCCAGGAATTTGTCGTGGTCCCCGTCACTTACCAGGATCGTATCGTGGGTGTTTACAACTTGTTCCTTGACCGGCCCATGTCAGCACTGGGGGAGGATATCCATGATCTGCTGAACAGTATCGGCAAACATCTTGGCCTGGCGCTCGAAAAATCCCGGCTCGACAACCAGGCGCGACAGCTCGCCATCATGGAAGAGCGCAACATCATCGGCAATGAATTGCATGATTCACTGGCGCAGGGACTGGTCAGCATGCGCCTGCAGGTCAAAATGCTCGGCGAATCCTTGCACAAGAAGGACCTGCGCGTCTCCCAAAGCGAGGTGCGCCACCTGCGAACTGCTATCGAGGAGGCACATGTCAGCCTGCGTGAACTGCTGGCCAATTACCGGTTGAAAATTGATGAGCGTGGGCTGGTGCCCGCTGTGGCCGGCATGGTGGAACGCTTCAGCCAGGAAACCGGGATCAATGTTTATTTTCACAACGAATGCCAAAAGCTCAACCTCACGCCACTTCAGGAAAGCCAGATTTTCCACATCGTCAAAGAAGCCCTGTCGAACATCCGCCAGCACAGCCACGCCTGCAACGCCCGTATATTGCTCAATAACGACAGTCGTGGGGCCTATACCCTGCTGATCGAGGACGATGGCGAGGGCATCGCGGCAGTTTCTGAGGCGCGACCCGGCGAACACATCGGGCTTTCCGTGATGCGCGAACGCGCGGAACGTCTGCCAGGCGAACTCACCATTGAAAGCGAGCCCGGTGAAGGCACACGTATTGTGTTATCGTTTCCGCTCGCGCCGCACCAGACCGCCGCGGCAAAATAA
- a CDS encoding NAD(P)-binding protein, translating to MATPADKTKEVKAGFTFRKFKDDDQEWPSFQSRIFTADETDKCPTYVHKTPPCQASCPSGEDIRGWLNIVRGIEKPSKDTTMQEYAFRRLTEANPFPSMMGRVCPAPCQTGCNRNVVEDYVGINAVEQYIGDTALANKYTFKPAEQSTGKKVAIIGGGPAGLAAAYQLRRQGHAVTLYDDHDQLGGMAKYGVPGYRLPRESLDGEIGRIIDMGVEVKLKTRVGVDVPMQDVEKQHDAVLFAIGCKSGRALPVPGADAPNCITGVAFLEAFNQGRLKAVSGRVVVIGGGDTSIDVVSVARRLGYIKEMAETERPEYIIMGQTAHDVAVTAKKQGAEVMLISRQPVEKMNAAKHEIDDAQREGVTIRGSLQPVKVILDDKGRAKALRVVELDFSSGKAVEKPGTEQDLEADLIVSAIGQMGDFRGMEEFNNGKGLINADKFYQVPGKPGHFVCGDIIRPHLLTTVIGQGSIAAESIDHYLKKQEMSKRPKVDVHHFNLLEKLQEVGLTPQTFKPDGPEDERPIDRGRWGTFEEGKSVGGYAIHNYEDRADAEVCQSNELFLGHFQYTPRLKRTEMVPDANEVLGHFKERMLGLDEKQTVDEAKRCMSCGMCFECDNCVIYCPQIAVKRTPKTESTMGRYVYTDYDLCIGCHICADVCPTGYIKMGMGDH from the coding sequence ATGGCTACTCCCGCAGACAAGACGAAAGAAGTTAAGGCAGGTTTCACGTTCCGCAAATTCAAGGACGATGACCAGGAATGGCCTTCTTTCCAATCCCGTATTTTCACGGCCGACGAGACTGACAAGTGCCCGACCTACGTGCACAAGACGCCGCCCTGTCAGGCGAGCTGTCCCTCGGGCGAGGACATCCGCGGCTGGTTGAATATCGTGCGCGGCATCGAGAAACCGTCGAAGGACACGACCATGCAGGAGTATGCCTTCCGCCGCCTGACGGAAGCCAACCCCTTCCCGTCCATGATGGGCCGCGTCTGCCCCGCGCCCTGCCAAACCGGTTGCAATCGTAACGTGGTGGAAGACTATGTCGGCATCAACGCCGTCGAGCAATACATTGGCGACACCGCGCTGGCCAACAAATACACGTTCAAACCAGCCGAGCAATCCACTGGCAAGAAAGTCGCCATCATCGGCGGCGGACCGGCCGGCCTGGCGGCGGCCTATCAGTTGCGCCGCCAGGGGCACGCGGTCACCCTGTACGACGACCATGATCAGTTGGGCGGCATGGCGAAGTACGGCGTGCCGGGCTATCGTCTCCCGCGCGAGTCGCTGGACGGTGAAATCGGCCGCATCATTGATATGGGCGTAGAGGTTAAACTCAAGACACGTGTTGGCGTGGATGTGCCCATGCAGGACGTGGAAAAACAGCACGACGCCGTCTTGTTCGCCATCGGCTGCAAATCCGGCCGCGCCCTGCCGGTTCCCGGCGCGGACGCCCCAAATTGCATTACCGGTGTCGCCTTCCTCGAGGCCTTTAACCAAGGCCGCCTGAAGGCTGTTTCCGGTCGCGTGGTCGTGATCGGCGGTGGTGACACCTCCATCGACGTGGTCTCAGTGGCACGCCGTCTGGGTTACATCAAGGAGATGGCTGAAACCGAGCGTCCGGAATATATCATCATGGGCCAGACCGCCCATGACGTGGCGGTCACCGCCAAGAAGCAAGGTGCTGAAGTCATGCTGATTTCACGCCAGCCGGTGGAAAAAATGAACGCCGCCAAGCACGAAATCGACGATGCCCAGCGCGAAGGTGTGACCATCCGCGGTTCGCTGCAGCCGGTGAAGGTCATTCTCGACGACAAGGGCCGTGCCAAGGCTCTGCGCGTAGTCGAGCTCGATTTCTCGAGCGGCAAAGCGGTGGAAAAACCGGGCACGGAGCAGGATCTGGAAGCGGATCTTATTGTCTCTGCCATCGGCCAGATGGGTGATTTCCGCGGCATGGAAGAATTCAACAATGGCAAAGGCCTGATCAACGCCGACAAGTTCTACCAGGTGCCAGGCAAACCCGGCCACTTCGTGTGCGGCGACATCATTCGCCCGCACCTGCTCACCACCGTGATCGGCCAGGGTTCAATCGCAGCGGAAAGCATCGATCATTACCTCAAGAAACAGGAAATGAGCAAGCGCCCCAAGGTGGACGTGCATCATTTCAACCTGCTGGAGAAACTGCAGGAAGTCGGCCTGACGCCGCAGACATTCAAGCCGGACGGCCCGGAAGACGAACGTCCGATTGACCGCGGGCGCTGGGGCACTTTTGAGGAAGGCAAGTCGGTCGGCGGTTACGCCATCCACAACTACGAAGATCGTGCGGATGCCGAAGTCTGTCAGTCAAATGAACTTTTCCTCGGACACTTCCAATATACGCCGCGTCTGAAGCGCACCGAGATGGTGCCTGACGCCAACGAGGTCTTGGGCCACTTCAAGGAACGCATGCTCGGCCTGGACGAAAAACAGACCGTGGATGAAGCCAAGCGCTGCATGAGTTGCGGCATGTGCTTCGAATGCGACAACTGCGTGATCTACTGCCCGCAAATCGCGGTCAAGCGCACGCCCAAGACGGAATCGACCATGGGGCGTTACGTGTACACCGATTACGACTTGTGCATCGGTTGCCACATTTGCGCCGACGTATGTCCGACCGGCTACATCAAGATGGGTATGGGCGATCACTGA
- a CDS encoding TusE/DsrC/DsvC family sulfur relay protein — protein sequence MPITVAGKTIETDEEGYLANRTDWSEEIAKEMAKIDNCDLSPNHWEVLNFLREYYEEYQIAPAVRVLTKAIGKKLGPDKGNSKYLYELFPYGPAKQACKYAGLPKPTGCV from the coding sequence ATGCCTATCACCGTAGCAGGTAAGACCATTGAAACCGACGAGGAAGGATATCTCGCCAACCGTACCGACTGGAGCGAGGAAATCGCCAAGGAAATGGCCAAGATCGACAACTGCGATCTGTCACCGAACCACTGGGAAGTTCTCAACTTCCTGCGCGAATATTACGAGGAATACCAGATTGCGCCCGCCGTGCGCGTACTGACCAAGGCCATCGGCAAGAAACTTGGCCCGGACAAGGGCAACAGCAAGTATCTGTACGAGCTGTTCCCGTACGGCCCGGCCAAGCAGGCGTGCAAATACGCCGGCCTGCCCAAGCCGACCGGCTGCGTCTAA
- a CDS encoding respiratory nitrate reductase subunit gamma, which translates to MSIVTVIYTLLFYVATAILVIGVARKIFIYARTPQPLKIPTTPAPTTRLGVAARMVREVTVFESLFKSNKWTWLFGWIFHFCLFVELVWHLRYFTEPVLFFLPWLQWFINFTGYGMVLGLLGLWGRRFLVDRVRYISSPSDHLMLALLVAIGASGLVMKFIVHTDIVALKAFFLGLMTLNWQPLPADLVLLVHLTLVATLMIIFPISKLLHAPGVFFSPTRNQVDNPREKRWVAGWSAKIDNTKASG; encoded by the coding sequence ATGTCGATCGTGACAGTGATTTATACGCTGCTCTTTTATGTGGCGACGGCTATCCTCGTCATCGGCGTGGCACGCAAGATTTTTATCTACGCGCGCACGCCGCAGCCGTTAAAAATCCCTACCACGCCGGCACCGACCACCCGTCTGGGGGTGGCAGCGCGCATGGTGCGCGAAGTCACCGTGTTCGAAAGCCTGTTCAAGTCCAACAAGTGGACCTGGCTGTTCGGCTGGATCTTCCATTTCTGCCTGTTCGTGGAACTGGTCTGGCACCTGCGTTACTTCACCGAGCCGGTTCTGTTTTTCCTACCGTGGCTCCAGTGGTTCATTAATTTCACCGGATACGGTATGGTGCTCGGCCTGCTGGGACTGTGGGGTCGCCGCTTCCTGGTGGACCGCGTGCGCTATATCAGCAGCCCGTCCGATCACTTGATGCTGGCCCTGCTGGTCGCCATCGGCGCCAGCGGCCTTGTGATGAAATTTATTGTTCACACGGACATCGTCGCTCTCAAGGCGTTTTTTCTGGGCTTGATGACGCTCAACTGGCAGCCTTTGCCGGCTGACCTGGTTTTATTGGTGCACCTGACATTGGTCGCCACGCTGATGATTATTTTCCCCATCAGCAAACTGCTGCACGCTCCAGGCGTTTTCTTCAGCCCTACCCGCAACCAGGTGGACAATCCGCGTGAAAAGCGCTGGGTCGCCGGCTGGAGCGCCAAAATCGACAACACCAAGGCGTCAGGGTAG
- the dsrO gene encoding sulfate reduction electron transfer complex DsrMKJOP subunit DsrO: protein MSLSRREFIGIGSAAVAGMALSPGLRLVDLAQARSPDEAVTSLKRWGLLVDINKCNDCNACVTACHEENGVVGHDRPATDAQWIRKVTLKDKQTGYVQTLPVMCQHCEEPPCVDVCPTGASFKRADGIVLVDKHICIGCRYCMMACPYKARSFVHEDTTDQKPHAPRGKGTVESCTLCVHRVDAGKVPACVEACNKDGNKAMVFGDLKDRNSDISKHLASGSSTQLRPDLNLNTGVRYRGI, encoded by the coding sequence ATGAGCCTCAGCCGTCGCGAATTCATCGGTATCGGCAGTGCCGCGGTTGCCGGCATGGCGCTCTCCCCCGGCCTGCGTCTGGTCGACCTGGCGCAGGCCCGTTCGCCCGACGAAGCCGTCACCAGCCTGAAACGCTGGGGTCTGCTCGTCGATATCAATAAATGCAACGACTGCAACGCCTGCGTGACCGCCTGTCACGAGGAAAACGGCGTTGTCGGGCATGATCGCCCCGCCACCGATGCGCAGTGGATTCGCAAAGTGACGCTCAAGGACAAGCAGACCGGCTACGTGCAAACTCTGCCAGTCATGTGCCAGCATTGCGAAGAACCGCCGTGCGTGGACGTCTGCCCCACCGGCGCTTCGTTCAAACGCGCCGACGGCATCGTGCTGGTCGACAAGCATATTTGCATCGGTTGCCGTTACTGCATGATGGCCTGTCCGTACAAGGCGCGCTCGTTCGTGCACGAGGACACCACCGACCAGAAACCGCATGCCCCGCGCGGCAAAGGCACGGTCGAGTCCTGCACCTTGTGCGTGCACCGGGTAGACGCCGGGAAAGTCCCGGCCTGCGTCGAGGCCTGCAACAAGGATGGCAACAAGGCCATGGTCTTCGGTGACCTCAAAGACCGAAACAGCGATATCAGCAAACATCTGGCCTCGGGATCGTCAACCCAATTACGACCGGACCTGAACCTCAACACCGGCGTGCGTTACCGGGGGATCTGA
- the nrfD gene encoding NrfD/PsrC family molybdoenzyme membrane anchor subunit has translation MAHAHFNTMEGRGFGFYILLAILGGFILAGGLAALYMEHNGHWVTGMSNQIVWGTPHVFAVFLIVAASGALNVASIASVFGRQLYKPLARLSGLLAIALLTGGLIVLVLDLGRPDRLIEAMTYYNFKSIFAWNIFLYIGFFAVVAVYLWMMMERRMNDYTKPAGIFAFLWRLTLTTGTGSIFGFLVARDAYDTAVIAPMFIIMSFAYGLAIFMIVLLAAMRWTERELGNVVFERLRSLLGVFVAAVLYFVTIYHLTNLYITQRHGIEGFILLHGGVYTKMFWIGQIFLGSVVPLIILFSRLGKSRAMVVLASLLIVLGGLAQMYVTIIGGQAYPMPLVTGKEASSSFFDGVVASYVPSLPEAILGIGGIALALAMVVVALKILPFLPNSLSDADADPHFKATPAKSETAAA, from the coding sequence ATGGCACACGCGCATTTCAACACGATGGAAGGCCGCGGTTTTGGTTTTTATATTCTGCTCGCGATTCTTGGTGGTTTTATTCTCGCCGGCGGACTGGCTGCCTTATACATGGAGCACAACGGTCACTGGGTGACCGGCATGTCGAACCAGATCGTCTGGGGCACGCCGCACGTGTTCGCCGTGTTCCTGATAGTCGCCGCCTCGGGCGCGCTCAACGTTGCCTCGATCGCCTCGGTCTTCGGCCGGCAACTCTATAAACCCCTGGCGCGGCTCTCGGGCCTGCTGGCCATCGCCCTGCTCACGGGCGGCCTGATCGTGCTGGTGCTGGACCTCGGGCGTCCGGACCGGCTGATCGAGGCCATGACCTATTACAACTTCAAATCCATCTTTGCCTGGAATATCTTTCTCTACATCGGTTTCTTCGCCGTGGTCGCTGTCTATTTGTGGATGATGATGGAACGCCGCATGAACGATTACACCAAACCGGCAGGCATTTTCGCGTTCCTCTGGCGTCTCACGCTCACCACCGGTACCGGTTCGATTTTCGGCTTCCTCGTCGCGCGCGACGCCTACGACACGGCTGTCATCGCCCCCATGTTCATCATCATGTCTTTCGCCTATGGACTGGCCATTTTCATGATCGTGCTGTTAGCGGCCATGCGCTGGACCGAGCGGGAACTGGGCAACGTGGTTTTCGAACGGCTGCGCAGCCTGCTCGGAGTGTTCGTGGCCGCCGTGCTTTATTTTGTTACCATCTATCATCTGACAAATCTGTACATCACCCAGCGCCATGGCATCGAGGGTTTCATCCTGTTGCATGGCGGCGTTTACACGAAAATGTTCTGGATCGGCCAGATCTTCCTGGGCAGCGTGGTTCCGCTCATCATATTGTTCTCGCGCCTTGGCAAATCGCGTGCCATGGTGGTACTGGCATCGCTGCTTATCGTTCTCGGTGGTCTGGCCCAGATGTACGTCACCATCATCGGCGGACAGGCCTATCCCATGCCCCTCGTTACTGGCAAGGAGGCCAGCAGCAGCTTCTTTGACGGTGTTGTGGCCAGCTATGTGCCGAGCTTGCCAGAAGCAATCCTGGGCATTGGCGGTATCGCATTGGCATTGGCCATGGTGGTCGTGGCCCTGAAAATACTTCCGTTCCTGCCGAACAGTTTGTCGGATGCAGACGCTGACCCGCACTTCAAGGCCACACCGGCCAAATCGGAAACCGCGGCGGCGTGA
- a CDS encoding cobyrinate a,c-diamide synthase — translation MNRLLISAAHKSSGKTTLSIGLCAALRQRGLAVQAFKKGPDFIDPMWLSLATGRDCHNLDFFLMGREEILRTFSSRSQDADISLIEANKGLYDGLSLDGSNSNAALANLLKAPVVLVIDARGMTRGIAPLILGYQAFDKDIHIAGVILNQLGGSRHEAKLRAVIEHYTDIPVLGAVHHDKRLTIVERHLGLIPSNEATEARAKIDAIASVIADSVDLDRLLAVSAEAPALTSPAAPSPSFPLPQGGEGGEPNALRATPVRIGIARDAAFAFYYPGDLEALRAAGADLVPINTLHDAKLPEVDALLIGGGFPEVSMLQLEANVSLRQHIRQAIEAGMPAYAECGGLMYLARSLTWRGKRCEMAGVIPGDVVMHDRPRGRGYVVLRDSGRGLWPATGSGQSPSEIHAHEFHYSSLENLPPDAVYAYDVLRGTGIDGKHDGIVYKNLFACYAHLRDLENNHWAARFVNFVRQQRHKAVNQNRAH, via the coding sequence ATGAATCGACTGCTCATCTCCGCCGCCCACAAATCCTCCGGCAAAACCACGCTCAGCATCGGACTGTGCGCCGCCCTGCGTCAACGCGGTCTCGCCGTGCAAGCCTTCAAGAAAGGCCCCGATTTCATCGATCCCATGTGGCTGTCGCTGGCCACCGGCCGCGATTGCCATAATCTCGATTTCTTCCTCATGGGCCGCGAGGAAATACTGCGCACATTTTCGTCGCGTTCCCAGGATGCCGACATTTCGCTGATTGAAGCCAACAAGGGGCTGTACGACGGCTTGAGTCTTGACGGCAGCAACAGCAATGCGGCGCTGGCCAACCTGCTGAAAGCTCCCGTGGTGCTGGTCATCGATGCGCGCGGCATGACCCGCGGCATCGCCCCGCTGATTCTGGGCTATCAGGCGTTCGACAAGGATATTCACATTGCTGGAGTCATTCTCAATCAGCTGGGCGGCTCGCGTCACGAAGCCAAGTTGCGCGCCGTCATCGAGCATTACACGGACATTCCGGTGCTGGGGGCGGTGCATCATGACAAACGGCTTACCATTGTCGAGCGCCATCTTGGTTTGATACCCAGCAACGAGGCGACTGAAGCCAGAGCTAAAATTGACGCCATAGCCTCCGTGATTGCCGATTCGGTCGATCTCGATCGTCTGCTGGCTGTCTCAGCCGAAGCACCGGCGCTTACATCCCCTGCCGCCCCCTCACCCTCATTCCCTCTCCCGCAAGGGGGAGAGGGAGGCGAGCCGAACGCGCTGCGCGCGACACCAGTAAGAATTGGCATTGCCCGTGACGCCGCTTTTGCCTTCTATTATCCCGGCGATCTTGAGGCGCTGCGCGCCGCAGGCGCCGATCTCGTGCCAATAAACACGCTGCACGATGCAAAATTACCGGAAGTCGATGCCTTGCTCATTGGCGGTGGTTTTCCTGAAGTATCCATGCTGCAGCTGGAGGCCAACGTCTCCCTGCGTCAGCATATCCGACAGGCTATTGAGGCAGGTATGCCAGCCTACGCGGAATGTGGCGGGTTGATGTACCTCGCGCGCAGTCTCACTTGGCGAGGCAAGCGCTGTGAAATGGCAGGGGTAATTCCGGGAGACGTCGTAATGCATGACCGGCCCAGGGGACGCGGTTATGTCGTGCTGCGCGATTCCGGCCGGGGCCTGTGGCCTGCCACAGGATCGGGCCAATCACCGTCTGAAATCCACGCGCACGAATTTCACTACTCCAGTCTGGAAAATCTTCCTCCGGATGCGGTATATGCCTATGACGTGCTACGCGGAACCGGCATCGACGGCAAACACGATGGCATCGTCTACAAGAATCTGTTCGCCTGTTATGCGCATCTGCGTGACTTGGAAAACAACCACTGGGCCGCCCGCTTCGTCAATTTCGTGCGCCAACAGCGCCACAAAGCCGTGAATCAGAATCGGGCGCATTGA
- a CDS encoding iron-sulfur cluster assembly accessory protein has product MIKITPEAAAQVRQSSEHSNAQNLSLRIAVRKDEDGTFVYGMGFDDEGTDDVHFESEGIKVLISNSSKELITGATLDFVEISPGERQFIFVNPNDPAHAASPPTEGQA; this is encoded by the coding sequence ATGATCAAGATCACTCCAGAAGCCGCCGCGCAAGTACGCCAATCGTCGGAACACAGCAACGCACAAAACTTGTCTCTGCGCATCGCGGTGCGCAAAGATGAAGATGGTACGTTCGTTTACGGCATGGGCTTTGATGACGAAGGTACCGATGATGTGCATTTCGAATCTGAAGGAATCAAGGTGCTCATCTCAAACTCCAGCAAGGAGCTGATCACAGGCGCCACGCTTGATTTTGTTGAGATCAGCCCGGGCGAGCGCCAATTCATCTTCGTCAACCCCAACGATCCGGCGCATGCTGCTTCGCCCCCGACCGAGGGCCAGGCGTGA
- a CDS encoding response regulator, producing the protein MRVLLIDDHALVRKGLEELLRSRGVEVAASVGSGDEGIKQALALVPDVILLDIKMPGMNGIETLEKLRASNVTVPILMLTMSRDDADLRAALRGGAEGYLLKDMEPEDLVPALEAALRGDNVVAKEMVGTLARIVQGQTNEPPKRSAAPLSGLTPREMEILRHVAEGQSNKMIARDLSITDGTVKLHVKAILRKLGVHSRVEAAVIAVEQGLGRKKAADAARSTE; encoded by the coding sequence TTGCGCGTTCTGCTAATCGATGATCATGCCCTGGTCCGCAAGGGCCTTGAGGAGCTGCTGCGCAGTCGGGGCGTGGAAGTAGCAGCATCCGTTGGCAGCGGCGACGAAGGCATCAAACAGGCTTTGGCACTCGTACCCGATGTCATACTGCTGGACATCAAAATGCCCGGGATGAACGGCATCGAAACCCTCGAAAAACTGCGCGCCAGCAATGTCACGGTGCCCATACTCATGCTGACCATGAGCCGGGACGATGCCGATCTGCGCGCCGCCCTGCGCGGCGGCGCCGAGGGTTATCTGCTCAAGGACATGGAGCCCGAAGACCTGGTGCCGGCGCTGGAGGCCGCCCTGCGCGGCGACAACGTGGTCGCCAAGGAAATGGTCGGAACGCTCGCGCGTATTGTGCAGGGCCAGACGAACGAACCACCTAAACGCTCCGCCGCGCCGCTTTCAGGCCTGACTCCGCGCGAGATGGAAATTCTGAGACACGTCGCCGAGGGTCAGAGCAACAAGATGATTGCCCGCGATCTGAGTATTACGGACGGCACCGTCAAACTTCACGTCAAGGCCATCCTGCGAAAACTGGGGGTGCATTCGCGCGTGGAAGCCGCCGTGATTGCGGTGGAACAGGGGCTGGGACGGAAAAAAGCAGCAGATGCTGCCAGGTCCACGGAGTAA
- the dsrK gene encoding sulfate reduction electron transfer complex DsrMKJOP subunit DsrK, with product MANFETPVLGEYQTIPDVLPGTMVNSKPYVAKPDIQASVGFPGELVPDWENVAVKKLGDLVSESRALQVFLDSCVKCGACTDKCHYYLGTSDPKNMPVARQDLLRSVYRRYYTFAGKHFPKLVGARDMTKDVLDEWYTYFHQCSQCRRCSVFCPYGIDTAEISMAARDIMDEVGLGQKYCNEIIGKVHKIGNNLGLPEPALVNTLEGLEEDVKAETGVDVKYPVDVKGAEVLLITPSADFFAEPHIDGLIGYGKVFHQAGISWTVSSHASEAANFSMFIGSRDNLHKAALRIREAALDLGVKRIVVGECGHAWRVAYSFWNTLIGPFDFLDQRYPIPQHICEFTYDLIQRGALTLDKSANDDRIVTFHDSCNVSRASRMGNTPGGQFTIPRAIIKASVNKFYDMAPETIHENTFCCGGGGGLLTDDLMELRVKGAQPRMQALKQVVDEYGVNHVAAICAICKSQFSKVLPYYKFPMDMIGSVHGLVSRAIQLGAKN from the coding sequence ATGGCAAATTTTGAGACACCCGTCCTTGGCGAATACCAGACCATCCCGGATGTGCTTCCGGGTACGATGGTCAACAGCAAGCCGTACGTGGCCAAACCGGACATTCAAGCCAGTGTCGGTTTTCCAGGCGAGCTGGTGCCGGACTGGGAAAACGTCGCCGTCAAAAAGCTGGGTGACCTGGTCTCCGAATCGCGCGCGCTTCAGGTGTTTCTCGATTCCTGCGTAAAGTGCGGCGCCTGCACCGACAAGTGCCACTATTATCTCGGCACCTCCGATCCGAAAAACATGCCGGTGGCGCGCCAGGATTTGCTGCGCTCGGTTTACCGGCGTTACTACACCTTCGCCGGAAAGCATTTCCCCAAACTCGTTGGCGCACGCGACATGACCAAGGACGTGCTTGATGAATGGTATACGTACTTTCATCAGTGCTCGCAGTGCCGCCGCTGTTCGGTGTTCTGCCCCTACGGCATCGATACCGCCGAGATCTCCATGGCCGCGCGCGATATCATGGATGAAGTCGGCTTGGGCCAAAAATATTGCAACGAAATCATTGGCAAGGTTCACAAGATCGGCAACAACCTCGGACTACCGGAACCGGCGCTGGTAAACACTCTTGAGGGCCTCGAGGAAGACGTCAAAGCCGAAACCGGCGTGGACGTGAAGTATCCGGTGGATGTCAAAGGCGCCGAGGTGCTGCTCATTACCCCCTCCGCCGATTTCTTCGCCGAGCCGCACATCGATGGCCTGATCGGCTACGGCAAGGTATTTCATCAGGCCGGTATCTCCTGGACGGTGTCATCGCATGCCTCCGAGGCCGCCAATTTCTCCATGTTTATTGGTTCGCGCGATAACCTGCATAAAGCGGCGCTGCGCATCCGCGAGGCGGCGCTGGATCTCGGGGTCAAACGCATCGTCGTCGGCGAATGCGGCCACGCCTGGCGTGTGGCCTACAGCTTCTGGAACACGCTCATCGGTCCGTTTGATTTTCTGGACCAGCGCTATCCCATCCCGCAGCACATCTGCGAATTCACCTATGACCTGATCCAGCGCGGCGCGCTCACGCTCGACAAGTCGGCCAACGACGACAGGATCGTGACGTTCCACGATTCCTGCAACGTGTCACGTGCCTCGCGCATGGGCAATACACCGGGCGGACAGTTCACGATACCGCGCGCCATCATCAAGGCCAGCGTTAACAAGTTTTACGACATGGCGCCGGAAACGATACACGAGAACACCTTCTGCTGCGGCGGTGGCGGCGGATTGCTGACCGACGATTTGATGGAACTGCGCGTCAAGGGCGCGCAGCCGCGCATGCAGGCACTCAAACAGGTAGTGGACGAATATGGCGTTAATCACGTTGCCGCCATTTGCGCCATCTGCAAGAGCCAGTTCAGCAAGGTGCTGCCCTACTACAAATTTCCAATGGACATGATCGGCAGCGTGCACGGACTGGTGAGCAGGGCGATTCAATTGGGCGCCAAGAACTGA